TTGATGAGAACGGTCATATTTCACTTGACGATCTCAAAAGCGCCTTGACACCAGCAACGATTTTAGTATCAGTCATGGCTGTCAATAATGAAGTTGGTAGTATTAATCCGCTGGCAGAGATCGGCGCCATTGTCGCAGATAGCAATGCCTATTTTCATGTTGATGCAGTTCAGGGTCTTGGTAATATTGACCTTGATGTTAAGAAAATGCAGATTGACTTGTTATCAACGTCAGCTCATAAAATTAATGGACCTAAGTTTTTAGGCTTTTTATACGAAAATAAGCAAATTAATTTACCACCCCTAGTTTTAGGTGGTGAGCAGGAAACCAAACGTCGGGCTGGTACTGAAAATGTGCCGGGAATTGCTGGCTTTGGTGAGGCTGTTAGTGAAATTGCCGCAATTGACAAAGCAGCTTTGCAGGCCAAGTATTCGCATTGGCAAGAGATGATTTTGCAGGCACTTGACGAGAGTAATGTCCAGTATGAAGTTAATGGCGGCCGCGGCGAGCACGTATCACATCATGTTCTTAATCTGCATATCATTGGTGTCAGCACGACGATTTTACAAGCAAACCTTGATTTGGCAGGCTTTGCCGTCTCTGGTGGTTCTGCTTGTACCGCTGGTTCACTTGAGCCTTCGCATGTTTTGATGGCTTGTTTTGGTAAAAAGTCTCCGCGAGTTAATGAGTCAATCCGAATTTCTTTTGGGCGGTATAATACGGACGAGGAAGTAGTTGCTTTTGCGCAAGAATTATGTAAAATTGCCCATAAGGTACAAAAGTGATTGCTTTTTCTAGCAAGTTAACTTATTATAAGTAAGTGAGGTAAAATTATGGCAAATACAGTTATAATTAATGGCGACCAGCGTAAATTTACACTAAGTCCCGATTTAAAACTTTATGCGTTGATTGATGCCGGTTTTGTCAAAACCGTTAAGGGCAATTTCAATTATGAACATCCACTTTATAATGATTCTCCTTATGATGCACCAACTAAACTTAAAATGACAATTAACAAGGACATGACGCGGTTAACAATGGTGGTAACCGATCGCAGTGGCCTGCAAAAGGTAAATATTTTTAAGAACAAGCAATTAGCACAAACTGTAGAACTGTTAGACTATATTTTAAAAGATCTCGAAGAACGTAAAATTATTGTTCCAGTAAAGGATTGATGAAAGTTGACTGAAAAGAAGACAAGAGTCGTTGTCGGCATGAGTGGCGGCGTTGATTCATCTGTGTCTGCTCTTTTATTGAAGGAGCAGGGCTATGATGTGATTGGCGTCTTTATGAAAAACTGGGATGACACTGACGATGCCGGTGTTTGTACAGTAACTGAAGATTACGATGATGTTAAAAAAGTAGCAGATCAAATTGGCATTCCATATTATTCAATTAATTTTGAAAAAGAATATTGGCACCGTGTATTTGAGTACTTTTTAAGTGAATATAAAAAGGGTAGAACACCTAATCCAGACATTATGTGTAATAGTCAAATCAAATTCAAATCATTTTTGGAATTTGCATTGAACTTAGATGCCGATTATATTGCAATGGGTCATTATGCTAAAACCGTCACGGACGAAAACGGCGTTACTCATATGATGCGGCCAAAAGACGGCAATAAGGACCAAACTTACTTCTTAAGTCAACTTAGTCAAGAACAAATTAACAAGGTGATTTTTCCGTTAGCTAATTTGACAAAACCGCAGGTACGCGAAATCGCAATTAAGGCAGGATTAGCAACTGCTAAAAAGAAGGATTCGACCGGGATTTGTTTTATTGGTGAACGTAATTTTCGCAAATTCTTAAGCGAATTTTTGCCAGCCAAGTCAGGTAAGATGGTTACCGCAGATGGCAAGGTTGTTGGCGAGCATGCCGGCTTAATGTATTACACAATCGGTCAGCGCTCTGGCTTAGGTCTTGGCTCAACTAAGGAGTCAACTGATCCGTGGTTTGTTGTTGGTAAGGATTTAGCAAAGAATGAATTAATTGTTGAACAGGGGTACGACAGTGAACTGTTATACGCAACTAAGTTAGAAGCTAGTGGCATGTCATTCTTTACTGGTCAGCCAGATCATGATTTCAAAATTCATTGTAGCGCCAAGTTCCGTTACCGTCAGTGTGATGTTGGTGTGACGGTTGAATATCACGCAGAACAAAACACTGCTACAGTATACTTTGATGAGCCAGCTCGGGCAGTTACACCCGGTCAGGCACTCGTCCTTTATAACGGTGAGGAATGCCTCGGTGGTGGTAATATTGATGCCGCATATCAAGAAGAAAAGCAGTTACAATTAGTTTAATTTGATCTAAAAAAGGAAAGCATAATTTGCTTTTCTTTTTTTGTTTTGCTCTCATTAAATGATAAACTAGACAAGTAACAGCAATAGAAAAGAGATAAAATTACTGATGCAGATTTATTTTGTACGGCATGGAAAAACAGAGTGGAATCTTGAAGAACGGTTTCAAGGAGGACATGGGGACTCCCCGCTATTGTCACAAAGTTTAATTGATATTAAAAAGTTGGGTCAGCACCTAAAAAATATTAAATTTAGGGCAATTTATGCTAGTCCGCTAAAACGGGCCTTTAATACAGCGCAAGGAATTGATGATGCAATGAATGCTGAATTACCGGTGATTATTGATGAACGTCTGCGTGAATTTAACTTAGGTAAAATGGAAGGCATGCAATTTAAGGCAGCCGAGCAAAAGTATCCTACACAAGTTAATGACCTGTGGCATCATCCTGAGCGCTATGATGGGCACCAGATTAGTGGTGAAAATTACCCTGAAGTGATTGCTCGTGGTCAAAGCTTTGCCCGTGAAGTTGCGCAGAAATTTTCTAATCCAGATGATAAAGTTTTGGCAGTTAGTCATGGTGCTGCTTTGTCAGCAATTATGGGTGGTTTGTTAGGCTTTTCACTTAAAAATTTGCGCCAAAAGGGTAGCCTAAATAATACTAGTTTGACAATTTTATCTACCGATGACCAAGGCCAAACATGGCACTCATTAATTTGGAATGAGACCGACTTTTTAGACCGTAAACTTTCAGAAACGGATGCATTATAAATGGCGAAACAGGATAAGCGGCAAGCAGACATTGACCAAAAAATTCACCAATTAATAACCAAAATCGATCAACAGCCGCAAAAGGCGGATAATTATTTGCAACTGGCAACTTATTTACTAAATGAGGGTAGTTTTGCTCAAGCAACGCAATTATTGGAGCAGGCCAAGCAGGTAGTGAAAAAGCCGCAGGACTTAGATTATGATTTAGCGGTTTGCTATTACATGCAAGGAGATTTTGATAAGGCACTAACCTTGCTAGACCAAATTCCAAATGATGATTTAGTTTTATACCAAAAAGCACTAGTCTACCTCAAAATTGGGCAGCAGCAAAAAGCCTTGGCTTATGCGTTGACAATCAAGAAACTGGATAAGCGAGTACAAGAATTATTGGGCGATATTTGGCTTAGCCTGGGTCAATTAAAGGAAGCGCGCACTAGTTATGAGCAAATTCCACCAGCTGCTAGAAGTGCGAAAGTTAATTTCTTACTTGGAATTACGGTTTTGGAAGATGACCGCGAGAAGGCACAAGAATTTTTGCAAACAGCGAAAAAATTGGACCCGAAATATTATCAGCAGGCACTTGACCAGTATTCATCAATTCTTAAATTAGTTAAGGATAAGGGCAATAGTAATGACTGAATTTGTAGGCAAAATTAACGGAATTGTTTTTGAAAATAATCAGGATTTGTACAAAATTCTTGACGTGACGATTAGTGGCAAACTGGCTGATTATGACCGGGACGAAATTAAAGTCACTGGTAATTTCGGTGATGTGCAAATCGGTGGCACCTATCAGTTTTCAGGTAAATTGGTGGTTCATAATAAATTTGGCTTGCAGTTTCGCTGTGATCGTTATCAGCAGGCTCTGCCACATGAGGAGGGCAGTCTGAGCCGCTATTTGAGTTCAAGTAAGTTCCCTGGCATTGGTAAAAAAGCCGCTAATACAATTATTGCCGAATTAGGAGTCAATGCCTTGGCAGTGCTGAAGGACAATCCAGCCAAGATTGCTACATTGCCTTTAACGCAAAAACAAAAGGATAGTTTGCTTGCTGGCGTAAATTCGATGGATTCTTATTCAGAAATCATTTTGAAGTTGACCCAGTTTGGTTTGAATAAAAAGGTCGCTAGTCGTTTTTACCAAATCTATCATGGGGAAACACTGATTAAGCTGCAGGAAGATCCTTATGCCTCAATTGATGAGGTCACTGGTTATGCTTTTAGGAGTGCTGACCGCATGGGGCAAGAGCTGGGAATTCCAAATGATGATCCCCGCAGAATTAATGGTGCCATTTTTCAAGTTTTGCTTGATGAGCTAAGTAAAGAAGGTAACACCTACGTTAAATTGGCACAATTATTGACGGACACTAGTAAACTTTTGCAAATTAACCAGTTCGACCCAATTGCTAATTGTGTTAATCAACTCCAACATGACGGTAAAATTGTTGTTTCTGGCGAAAATGCGGCGCTGCAAAATATTGCACAAGCCGAAAATGATATTGCTTTAACGATGAAAAATTTAATTGAGCGGCGAGTTGAGCAAGATGAGGATGAGCAATATAGTGATCGCAGTGTTAATCAAGCAATTAAAAA
The sequence above is a segment of the Lactobacillus sp. ESL0677 genome. Coding sequences within it:
- a CDS encoding cysteine desulfurase family protein — its product is MQEIYLDNAATTPMSPQVIDVMTSEMKNDFGNASSTYELGRKARHAIDHARSQIAAAINADDNEIIFTSGGSESNNTAIFGVAHSRKEIGRQIITTKIEHPSVLNPMRQLEREGYEVTYLDVDENGHISLDDLKSALTPATILVSVMAVNNEVGSINPLAEIGAIVADSNAYFHVDAVQGLGNIDLDVKKMQIDLLSTSAHKINGPKFLGFLYENKQINLPPLVLGGEQETKRRAGTENVPGIAGFGEAVSEIAAIDKAALQAKYSHWQEMILQALDESNVQYEVNGGRGEHVSHHVLNLHIIGVSTTILQANLDLAGFAVSGGSACTAGSLEPSHVLMACFGKKSPRVNESIRISFGRYNTDEEVVAFAQELCKIAHKVQK
- a CDS encoding DUF1831 domain-containing protein encodes the protein MANTVIINGDQRKFTLSPDLKLYALIDAGFVKTVKGNFNYEHPLYNDSPYDAPTKLKMTINKDMTRLTMVVTDRSGLQKVNIFKNKQLAQTVELLDYILKDLEERKIIVPVKD
- the mnmA gene encoding tRNA 2-thiouridine(34) synthase MnmA, with amino-acid sequence MTEKKTRVVVGMSGGVDSSVSALLLKEQGYDVIGVFMKNWDDTDDAGVCTVTEDYDDVKKVADQIGIPYYSINFEKEYWHRVFEYFLSEYKKGRTPNPDIMCNSQIKFKSFLEFALNLDADYIAMGHYAKTVTDENGVTHMMRPKDGNKDQTYFLSQLSQEQINKVIFPLANLTKPQVREIAIKAGLATAKKKDSTGICFIGERNFRKFLSEFLPAKSGKMVTADGKVVGEHAGLMYYTIGQRSGLGLGSTKESTDPWFVVGKDLAKNELIVEQGYDSELLYATKLEASGMSFFTGQPDHDFKIHCSAKFRYRQCDVGVTVEYHAEQNTATVYFDEPARAVTPGQALVLYNGEECLGGGNIDAAYQEEKQLQLV
- a CDS encoding histidine phosphatase family protein, which encodes MQIYFVRHGKTEWNLEERFQGGHGDSPLLSQSLIDIKKLGQHLKNIKFRAIYASPLKRAFNTAQGIDDAMNAELPVIIDERLREFNLGKMEGMQFKAAEQKYPTQVNDLWHHPERYDGHQISGENYPEVIARGQSFAREVAQKFSNPDDKVLAVSHGAALSAIMGGLLGFSLKNLRQKGSLNNTSLTILSTDDQGQTWHSLIWNETDFLDRKLSETDAL
- a CDS encoding tetratricopeptide repeat protein; translated protein: MAKQDKRQADIDQKIHQLITKIDQQPQKADNYLQLATYLLNEGSFAQATQLLEQAKQVVKKPQDLDYDLAVCYYMQGDFDKALTLLDQIPNDDLVLYQKALVYLKIGQQQKALAYALTIKKLDKRVQELLGDIWLSLGQLKEARTSYEQIPPAARSAKVNFLLGITVLEDDREKAQEFLQTAKKLDPKYYQQALDQYSSILKLVKDKGNSND